The Deinococcus sonorensis KR-87 genome includes a window with the following:
- a CDS encoding META domain-containing protein: MMRPALLLCALSLTLAAAQPAPAGPALPQGVVWTLQSLTEGGITTTLSGPRLTLRFDGQTASGVTTCTLYHADYVARAEVLRFGRLVTTRRACLDPRDGLDYQVLNLLGLTGRYQLSGGGATLTLLSGRDNRLVFAQAGARPGLALEGARWTLLGSGLAPVYFTFTQGRLSGSDGCNSFSGPARLSGATLQFSGPVASTRRACPGDQAASTLPRLLEQGLQVQLDPAGQTLTLQGGSVPLTFQRGTP; the protein is encoded by the coding sequence ATGATGCGCCCTGCCCTGCTGCTGTGTGCCCTGAGCCTGACGCTGGCCGCCGCCCAGCCTGCCCCAGCCGGACCGGCCCTGCCGCAGGGCGTGGTGTGGACGCTGCAGAGCCTGACCGAGGGCGGCATCACCACCACGCTGAGCGGCCCCCGCCTGACCCTGCGCTTCGACGGCCAGACGGCCAGCGGCGTCACCACCTGCACGCTCTATCACGCCGACTATGTGGCGCGCGCCGAGGTGCTGCGCTTCGGCCGGCTGGTCACCACCCGGCGCGCCTGCCTGGACCCGCGTGACGGGCTGGATTATCAGGTCCTGAACCTGCTCGGCCTCACCGGCCGCTACCAGCTGAGCGGCGGCGGCGCCACCCTGACGCTCCTGTCGGGCCGGGACAACCGGCTGGTGTTCGCCCAGGCGGGCGCGCGGCCGGGCCTGGCGCTGGAGGGCGCGCGCTGGACCCTGCTGGGCAGCGGGCTGGCCCCGGTGTACTTCACCTTCACCCAGGGCCGCCTGAGCGGCTCGGATGGGTGCAACAGCTTCAGCGGCCCGGCCCGCCTGAGCGGGGCCACCCTGCAGTTCAGCGGGCCGGTGGCCAGCACCCGGCGGGCCTGCCCGGGCGATCAGGCCGCGTCCACCCTGCCCCGGCTGCTGGAACAGGGCCTGCAGGTGCAGCTGGACCCGGCGGGCCAGACCCTGACGCTCCAGGGTGGAAGCGTGCCGCTGACCTTTCAGCGCGGCACGCCCTGA
- a CDS encoding DUF2726 domain-containing protein produces MGDVLSSLILGAVLCALGMLMWRALRAGLVPSLRAGRTTVTPPPVVQPSSAPTRLPVMARRYLLNRSEQHCYRVLRAALEGTAYQVFPRVRLNDVFTITAAGTEQYSTLGRLRDKRVDFLIVEGDDLRPVLGIELEDSELRHGMLRDAVRELAFACGRLPLLTLDVQELDDADSVREPLSQHLWELSGP; encoded by the coding sequence ATGGGCGATGTTCTGAGCTCTCTGATTCTGGGTGCCGTGTTGTGTGCGCTGGGCATGCTGATGTGGCGTGCCCTGCGCGCAGGTCTGGTGCCGTCCCTGCGGGCGGGCCGGACCACCGTCACGCCGCCCCCTGTGGTGCAGCCCAGCAGCGCGCCGACCCGCCTGCCGGTGATGGCCCGGCGCTACCTGCTCAACCGCAGCGAGCAGCACTGTTACCGGGTGCTGCGCGCGGCCCTGGAAGGCACGGCCTATCAGGTGTTCCCACGGGTGCGGCTCAACGATGTGTTTACCATCACGGCGGCGGGCACCGAGCAGTACAGCACCCTGGGTCGCCTGCGCGACAAGCGGGTGGATTTCCTGATCGTGGAGGGAGACGACCTGCGGCCGGTGCTGGGCATTGAGCTGGAGGATTCCGAGCTGCGCCACGGCATGCTGCGCGACGCGGTGCGCGAGCTGGCCTTCGCCTGTGGGCGGCTGCCGCTGCTGACGCTGGACGTGCAGGAGCTGGACGACGCCGACAGCGTGCGGGAACCGCTCAGCCAGCACCTCTGGGAACTGTCAGGACCGTAA
- a CDS encoding FTR1 family iron permease, with protein MRRLPLILTLLVLTLFGSGHAAPAPVDVPAQLRTAQELVSTSLREYARGDREAAFRTARSAYLDHFEYAEPPLRVLNPDLILEMEYRFADLRNGMQAGAPLTDLQRIAGDIGGSLRTAEAIVSGTGVLAPALAATGGFTILFREGLEAALLIAAILAYLASSRNGRLRAGVWWGAAAAALATALTWVVATYLIRLAPVSQELLSAVTSLIAVAVLFSLSFWLLQQGDRKRSAEFMRARLGRAVQSGSLTAIGLATFTSIYREGLETVLFYQALAVASGPVLNYMYLGLGVAVLALCAVFALLFRFGRRLPTARLFPLLVGVTAAFAVAFIGNGVRAFQEAGWLPVTNLYGVLPPINPNVSALTGLHPTVETLVAQLLLLLVYLAGWLMVRARTRPHSGVRA; from the coding sequence ATGCGCCGCCTGCCGCTGATCCTGACGCTGCTGGTGCTGACGCTGTTCGGGAGCGGCCACGCAGCACCGGCCCCAGTGGACGTGCCCGCTCAGCTGCGGACCGCCCAGGAGCTGGTCAGCACGTCGCTGCGGGAGTACGCGCGCGGCGACCGCGAGGCTGCCTTCCGCACCGCCCGCAGCGCCTACCTGGATCACTTCGAGTACGCTGAGCCGCCGCTGCGAGTGCTGAATCCGGACCTGATCCTGGAGATGGAGTACCGCTTCGCCGATCTGCGCAACGGCATGCAGGCCGGAGCGCCGCTCACCGACCTGCAGCGCATCGCCGGCGACATCGGGGGGAGCCTGCGGACCGCCGAGGCGATCGTCAGCGGTACCGGGGTGCTGGCGCCCGCCCTGGCGGCCACCGGCGGCTTCACCATCCTATTCCGTGAGGGGCTGGAGGCGGCGCTGCTGATCGCTGCGATCCTGGCCTACCTGGCGTCCAGCCGCAACGGTCGCCTGCGTGCGGGGGTGTGGTGGGGTGCCGCTGCGGCCGCGCTGGCCACCGCACTCACCTGGGTGGTGGCCACCTACCTGATCCGGCTGGCCCCAGTCTCGCAGGAACTGCTGAGCGCGGTCACCAGCCTGATTGCGGTGGCGGTGCTGTTCAGCCTGTCGTTCTGGCTGCTGCAGCAGGGTGACCGCAAGCGCAGCGCAGAATTCATGCGAGCGCGGCTGGGCCGGGCTGTGCAGAGCGGCAGCCTCACCGCCATCGGACTGGCCACCTTCACCAGCATCTACCGGGAAGGGCTGGAGACGGTGCTGTTCTATCAGGCGCTGGCGGTGGCCAGCGGCCCGGTGCTGAACTACATGTATTTGGGGCTGGGGGTGGCGGTGCTGGCCCTCTGTGCCGTCTTCGCCCTGCTGTTCCGCTTCGGGCGTCGCCTGCCGACGGCGCGGCTGTTTCCGCTGCTGGTGGGCGTCACGGCGGCGTTCGCGGTGGCCTTTATCGGCAACGGGGTGCGCGCCTTCCAGGAGGCCGGGTGGCTGCCGGTCACCAACCTCTACGGGGTGCTGCCGCCCATCAACCCCAACGTCAGCGCCCTGACCGGCCTGCACCCCACCGTGGAGACCCTGGTCGCGCAGCTGCTCCTGCTGCTGGTGTATCTGGCCGGCTGGCTGATGGTGCGGGCCCGCACCCGCCCGCATTCAGGGGTGCGGGCTTGA
- the ftsY gene encoding signal recognition particle-docking protein FtsY, with the protein MSWLDRLKEGLSKTRKQLNDSVGLLGTDLKDVFTTRLETMEDLEYALIAADVGREATEEILQDIRNSSKPNLQEALMEAMTLQLEPDARRAQFRKLGFTPDARRVGVELKGKVVMVIGVNGVGKTTTIAKLGRYYATRGQRVMFAAGDTFRAAAGAQLGVWGERLEIPVIQGPDGGDPAAVAFDGATVRRARGFDLLFVDTAGRLHNKHNLMEELKKVRRVIDKADPGEPAEVWLVLDAVTGQNGLQQAKKFNESIPLTGVVVTKLDGTAKGGIVVPIVRELGVPIKFIGVGEGPDDLQPFDSREFVQALFDVTVPPEVQASRD; encoded by the coding sequence ATGTCATGGTTAGACCGCCTCAAAGAGGGGCTCAGCAAGACCCGCAAACAGCTGAACGACTCGGTGGGCCTGCTCGGCACCGACCTGAAGGACGTGTTCACCACCCGCCTGGAAACGATGGAGGACCTGGAGTACGCGCTGATCGCAGCCGACGTGGGCCGCGAGGCCACCGAGGAAATCCTGCAGGACATCCGCAACAGCAGCAAGCCCAACCTGCAGGAGGCGCTGATGGAAGCGATGACCCTGCAGCTGGAGCCGGACGCCCGCCGCGCGCAGTTCCGCAAGCTGGGCTTCACGCCGGACGCCCGGCGCGTCGGGGTAGAGCTGAAGGGCAAGGTCGTGATGGTGATTGGAGTGAACGGTGTCGGCAAGACCACCACCATCGCCAAACTGGGCCGATACTACGCCACCCGCGGCCAGCGCGTGATGTTCGCCGCTGGCGACACCTTCCGTGCAGCGGCGGGCGCGCAGCTGGGCGTGTGGGGCGAGCGCCTGGAGATCCCGGTGATCCAGGGGCCGGACGGCGGCGACCCGGCAGCGGTGGCCTTCGACGGCGCCACGGTGCGCCGGGCACGCGGGTTTGATCTGCTGTTCGTGGACACGGCGGGGCGGCTGCACAACAAGCACAACCTGATGGAGGAGCTCAAGAAGGTGCGCCGGGTCATCGACAAGGCCGACCCGGGCGAGCCGGCCGAGGTGTGGCTGGTGCTGGACGCCGTGACCGGCCAGAACGGGCTGCAGCAGGCCAAGAAGTTCAACGAGTCCATCCCGCTGACCGGCGTGGTGGTGACCAAGCTGGACGGCACGGCCAAGGGCGGCATCGTGGTGCCGATCGTGCGGGAGCTGGGCGTGCCGATCAAGTTCATCGGGGTGGGGGAGGGGCCGGACGACCTGCAGCCGTTCGACAGCCGCGAATTTGTGCAGGCGCTCTTCGACGTGACGGTGCCGCCCGAGGTGCAGGCCAGCCGCGACTGA